The Silene latifolia isolate original U9 population chromosome X, ASM4854445v1, whole genome shotgun sequence genome contains the following window.
CTTTGTTGACATTAAGAGTAATGGTATGACCATAATTGTTTGTTTAACACTAGCGAGCAACTAAACAGAAAAATAACGTCGTCTCGGGTTCATTTGCAGGATCTAGTGTTGGCAGAGCGAATACTAATGAAGCACCTGGATGCACCAGGGAAGTGGCTTGAAGAGAAACATCGCCGTCTTCTCATGAACAAATTCTGTGGGAAATATTTGCGGGAAAAGTATTTGCATCGCTTTATTATTTACTCTGACCAAGTCCAGGATTCTTATGAACACAATAGAAGGTTACGAAACCCTGCCACAACCGCTGTTAATCAAGCCATTCATGGCCTTTCTTACGCTGTATATGGAAAGCCAGACGTTAGACGCCTCATGTTTGAGGTCTTCGACTTCGAGCAAATTCAACCAAAGCCTGTTTGATCACTTTTTTGTACATGTTGGTTAAGATAAATGTATCCTTTGGGTTAAAACTCATCTTCAACAATTATGTTTATCGCTTTTGTTAGCTGTTGTAGGATTTATTAGGCTGATGTAAAGATGTGATAGTCTCTTATTCCTTACATCTGAGTAATTCAGAAACTTTGTACCATTAATCAGGTATAGATGAGACATAGAAGTCCCCTCTTTGTCTGTCTTTCCGAGATTCTGTGACCCATTTTGTTTGCTCATTTTCCGACATGAATGTGCCACTGTGTGTTATGTGTCATTTCCAGGTTGATGCTTCTCGGAAATGATTCACAGTTTTATGAAGCTAAATACTCATTACTCGGAGAAAATACTCCAAAAGAAAGAGCACCCCCTTTCCGAGGATTATCTTAGGTTAGTTTTAATGTAACTTACTACAACCAAATGCTTCCACAAGCATCTAGGTACGAAGGAGACATGTCGAGCGTGCTCGCTAGTTGCCTGTATTCAAGTTTCCAGTTTGGCAAAGTCTCTCAAGAGTCTTGTAGATTGGTTGAGATAAGCATCATATGTTATACTGTGTGCAATCGTAGTTACCAAATTGTGCACTAAATAAAGAAATGAATGAGTTTGATTTTCGCGAAAGTGGTAAACAATCCCCTTAAGTTTACTTCTACGTGAgattaagccccttaagtttGATTTGGAGTAAATAACCTCCTTAACTTTGCTATAAAGTGAAATCAAGCCCTTTTTATTTTTCCGGCCAAAATCTCACACGATTTTTCAATTTCTCACCAATTTCTCATATCGGTGTACATGTAGATGTACCGCAAAAAACACATGATCATACTCTTGATATTAACAATCAAAATGTCGACTAAAATGCGTGAATGAAGAATAATTATGAATTCCAGTAATTGCGCACACTCAATAGTCGTACAACATATTTTTCCCTACCATCACCCTTGAATGATGCTAAGAATAATTGGAAATTCTTATTTCAAACGAGCTGttttcccgtctgaaataagacggataaaatgttgtcATCTTTTAAGAAAATGTAAACATTAATCCACAAAATGTTATAACTAGATGTGtcactttttaccctgaaaataatgtgaaaaataatggtaacatgttatcagaaaaataacaacattttattgtaaaacgaCAACATGTTGTCCGTCTTATTTTAGACAGGAAACAGccgtctgaagcaagacgcactgaagaataatagctgcatcttgaacaatttaatttgtaactaggtttgtgacccgtgaaattcacgggtttatctgttttaattttgttatttttatctttttatttatacttgtctgagcaattagttgatccatttaaaagaTATAGTCTTGGAATACACATAAAAGTTAGTCGGTTAGTGttttatttctttgacaactttgatttattttcaaaactatatattgtactttagttgtttattttgattaatatactaataacgtgtggttttaaaaaaataattaccTTTAATAAGTCAAGTAATTCATGATAAATGCTTAAAATTACCTTTTAATTAGATTGTCTAGATTATatactaaattttctatgtgaaAGCTTGAATGTCCCTTTGTCATTTAGGCGAATAAAGTTAGTACATGAAGACGAAAGAGTAAATTAATCCATAATATTAAATtattgatcttttttttttttttttgagaataatAAATCTCGAAATTTAAGGAGTTAAGAAGATATAGAATTATAGGGCTTTTTAtcttctcaatcttttaattctcatAAATCATATTTTCTAATAGTAGCAtaattatgaagtttaataaatgATAAGCTTAATATATCGTTTATATCAATTTatcaaaaatcctaaattttaaaattttgcatAAAAGATAAAATGAGTTAGATGGTAGCCTACTACAAATCTCATTGCAATCTCATTTGTGTTATAAGACATACACACAAGATAATATGACATATACGCATAAGTATTAAacaataatttacatttagctATTATCAATACCAAAAGAGATTTTTTTGTCCAACTTGTTAATAAAATTGAGATCCTCGCAACTCCAACTTCATTCTATGAGAGCTATTTTTCAAAGAAAAAATaatgaataaaaaaataaacataCCCAAAGAAAACATATAGTTGAAAGTTTctgaaataataaaaataaatcatgaacctaaaaacaattacTCACTCGCATTCATGttgtcaatcttgtagttagtttataacatagtattgagtgtaatggagggagtatttgtttaaggaattatagtatttctcttcttcatatagtcttctttcttcaattaactatccatacaaaaaaaatccattgagtgattaataacaaataaaatggtgaaatttgatttatgtaatattaaccttatcgttattaatttaagttttctcttACCACTCTTCTTTATATAGTCTTTTCTCTCCAATTAACTATTCATACAAAAAAAATACACTGAGTGactaataacaaataaaatggtggaatttgatttatgtaatattaaccttatcgttattaatttaagttttctcttAAATAAGGTAAGAAATAGGCATTGAATTATAAAGATATAAGTATATTTAATTTTGAATAGTTCaactccacaaatcttgatagtctCTAAAAGAAAACAAAACTACATATATATTaaggttaaaaatgtgaagaTTACTTCAAACCAATcgaacttaaaaataaataaataaattattaatttaaaaaccttaatacacttaccttgatgtTGATACAATGATAAGAAATACTATTGACACATACATACAATTATTTTGGCAATAGGGGTAAAAAAAAATTTGGCTTAAATTTTGGCTCACAGATGTTGCCTTCCATAAAACATTTATATAGCCAAATGAGGATGCATTTTATGACTTTtagactttattattattattattattattattattattattattattattattattattattatcaaagttaatatatacataaatatgtagAAAGGTTTCATGATTTTTAAGTATTCGTTTTCATTATTAGCATATTTattatagacataaatatagagtaaatagaaagaaatgtaaaaggttttttttttcatttttttttttacataattCACATTACATGAGAATTGTCTAGGGAGTTATCTTACGAAACTAAAAGAGGTGGACATTTTGCcttgccttttatttataaattatatttatagatttatttatttatcaaatttaacaaaattgagcaagtttatttcAATAAGATTTACGAGGGAGTTGCACATATAAACAttttaaaattagagtgatgtaaatttttaatttttcgtTTAACCCAttctagttttaaaaattaaaatattaatgtttaatgttaaactaggtttgtgacccgtgagattcacgggtttatctgttttagttttgttatttttatcgtattgtttatatttgtctgagcaattagttgatccatttaaaaaatatagtcttgaaatacataaaaGTTAGTTGGTTAATGCCTTATTTCTTTTACAATTttggtttattttcaaaactatatatattgtattttagttgttattttgattaatatactaaaaacatgtggtttttaaaaaaaagttaccTTTCAATGAGTCCAATAATTCACGACAccatgtaaaaaaaattaaatgcttAAGGTTGCTTTTTtattagattgtatagattttgTACTAAATTTTCTATGTAAAAGTTTGGACGTCCCTTTGTCTTCCGgtaaataaagttagtaagtaAAGACATAAGGGCAAATTAATGCATAATATTTaattatttctcttttttttccttctttttttgagAACAATAAATCTCACAATGTAAGGAGCTTAAAACATATAGAATTATAAGGTTTTTTATCTTCTCAATATTTTGATCGTCATAAATCATACAGTAGCATAGTTATGAATTTTAATAAATGCTAGTCTTACTATATCATCTATACCAATTTGTCAAAAATtctaaattttatatttttgcataaatgataaaatgagttaaataataacctactacaaatctcattgcaatctcttatgtgttataagacatatgtattagataatatgacatgtacgcataaatattagataataatttacatttagccATTATCTATGTCAATTGAATTTTCTGTCCAACTTACTAATAAGATTGAAATCctcgcaactccaatttcattctatgagagctattttttaaaggaaaaatgatgaataaaaaagaaacacatacccaaataaaacataCATTTGAAAGTTTCTGAAATACTAAATTTTACTTATGAACCTAAAAGCAATTAGTCATTCACATTCATATAGTCAATTTTGTAGTTTGTTTATAACATAGTATTGAGTGAAATGGagggaatatttgtttaagcaattttagtatttctcttcttcaaatagtcttctttctccaatgaaCTATCCCTAAAAAAAATCCACTGAGTGATTAATAAAAAACAAAATGGttgaatttgatttatgtaatattaaccttattgttattaatttaagttttcccTTAAATAATGATATAAATAGGGTATTGAAtcataaagatgtaagtatatttacctatGAATAACACAACTCCATAAATCTTTATAGCCCCTAAATGATAACAAAACAACATATATGTGaaggttaaaaatgtgaagattacttcataaccaatgaaacttaaaaataaataaataaattattaatttaaaaccttagtacacttaccttgatgttgatacaatgataagaaagattattgacacacacacacacacacacacacacacacacacacacacacacacacacacacacacacacacacacacacacacacacacacacacacacacacacacacacacacacacacacacacacacacacacacacacacacacatctaATTCTTTTGGTGACGGGGGTAAAAAAATATTCGCTTGAATTTCGGCTCACAaatgtaaatttttattttttgtttaaccaattgtagttttaaaaattaaaatgtgaatgtttaatgttaagtatgttattatttacccttaatatttacaaattcgttattatttcataaacggcgtaaaattagacttatgtgatatttatttgttacttaaaatattctaaaataaacgtagaaatttaaaatttagtatgaattttgatttttaattgttttttattttatctagaaattaaaaaggtcaaaatttaatgtttgttatgctaatttattttttatgtaaatattttttaGTTGGTGTATCGTTTTAAATGGatcactagttttaaacccgtggaaaattgcacgggtatgtatttgggccagaatgaatgttttttttatgtatatttgttttttgcatttctattgtacctaTCTAATTGGTGTAAATCAACGatgtacataattaatgtttaaatttgttacaaacatGTGTTCACACGcactggtttataaggaaataacgtaatctacttttgtaaaaattaaaaataGCTTTAAATGCTTGTTGAAGACTATATTAACTCGGTttcctatcattgtcacctaccaattttggtgtgcgcggctgatagttaagatgccgagttttatattccaagtacaTATCCCGTCATTattgttttttgaaaaaaaaaaaaaaattgtaccttgtagttttaaaaaattatgttgtgaATTTGTGGtacaataacaacaaaaatacATGTAATTCATTTCCGTTGTATGTTCGATCCCGTATCTAACTGTAATCCTTctgtaattttattgtgtaattttgtttttaaaattatgtaattttgttttaaaaattatgtaatttaatcacatttactcgcatttgtaattaattctgcgtaaatgttatgcattttctttacacggaatgtataaaattttatcataatattaattcgaagaagtattccataagattattttatataatttgttgcGACACGGAATTTAGCGCATGTTCGAAAAGACGGATATCTGaataattaaatacgttgcacactcatgggtcccaccataacctggattttccaaaaaagaaaaaaaaaagaaaaagaaaatgtatttatgacgtggcgcgctgtacaatgagtattgtcttccgaatttatatagataagattagACGAACATGAATTACCCTCTTAATTAAACACGTCATACTATATGGAGGATTGATGACGTGGAATTTTGGTAATGCAAGGTGGCATTTAGTAATACGAGGTgacattgtctacgtggcttttaaggtttacccttttaataatatttatagataatGACGTGGCTTTCTATAACTGGTGACGTGGAATTTTGGTTATGCAAGGTGACATTTAGTAAAGCgaggtggcattgtctacgtgacttttaaggtttacccttttaataatatttatagattttgGAGGGGAAGACCAATTTGGCAAACCATGGATTTGATCTTAGATTACCGGGCAAACAACTCGACAGTTTTTGAGGATCATCATCACCACCCTTACTTGATGACAGGAGCACACAAATGAAAAAGTAAACGTGTCCGAGAGAAATTTATACCTAATATGTACAACCGATATGAGAAATTTGTAAGAATTTGAAAAATCCGGTGAGATTTTGACCGGAAAAATAAAAAGGGCTTGATTTCACTTTATAGCAAATTAAGGAGGTTATTTACTCCAAATGAAACTTAAGAGGCTTAATTTCACGTAAAAGTAAACTTAAGAAAATTGTTTACCACTTTCGCGATTTTATTTTGCTCAAATTTAATGATGCTACTTGGTCGCTTTCAATCGGAAGTTGACCTAACCTTATGTTAATAAAAATGACACATACATAACTAGTTTTCAAATACATGCATTCCACTAATGACATACCAATGTGAGGATACACTCCAAACATCTCTagtcaaaatcaaaaccaagaaaggGGGATTGTGCTTCATTTCAAAGCAACCCAATTACCCAAAAACTCCACCCCCTCAATCAGTTAATCCAGTTAGGGCGGTAAACAAATCGATTTGAGCTCGAGCTCGGGTGGGTTCGGGTTCGGCTCGGAATTACTAGTGCATAATTACCCCTCAAAAAGTAAATCAAATGACATGAAATATAAATTTACCAGCGGTAAAACCACCTCAATTACTAatttttctctctcttcctctACCTCTTCTTCACCAGTCTCTCTCTCACTCATCCGCCGTCTTTTCTTATTGTGCGCCGTCCTCGCTCTCCGTGCGCCGGTGGCGCAGCCTCCTATCGTGCGCCCACCTCAAACCCTATTTCCTCGTAATTCTACTTCTGCCGCCGCAACAACTGCCGTCGATAGTATTGAGGTCGCCGGAATATCTCTGATGTCGAAAGCTAGGGTTTATACTGACGTCAATGTTCTTCGTCCTAGAGAGTACTCTGATTACGAATCTCTCACCGTTCAGTGGGGGTATATCTCTATTAATCtgcgtatttttttttttggatttttgttgttTATGTTCTAATTTTTTGTGATAATCTGtgtattattgttgtattttgatgAATTTTGTAGTGCGTGATTTGGTTTGTATGCAATAGTATGGTATGAGAAAGCAGGAAAGTGATGATATGGTAGATTTTAAGATGAAGTGCTTAAGCTAGAAAATTGATGTTGTGATTGAGACTACAAGAAATAATGAACTGGATGATGACGGTTTTTGCGGTTGAAGTGTGCGTAGGTAGACTGGATTGATGTTTATAGGAAGATGCTGTGATACGTGATAGGACTGTCATTTGTATAGCAAGTGTAGGACATGACTTGGGGTTAGAATGTCGAATACATTTATTTTGTGCgaaattttcatatttttggCGCTGTTGATGAATTTTGTCGTGTCCAAGTGTCGGAACACAACCAAAGTGAAGTGTTGGAGTAACATAGGATTTACATTGTTTTCTGCATGAACGAATGTTCAGCTATTTAATCTTTCAATCATTGGCCTCTTTCTTGTGACTGTTGTTTGGGAAGCCAGGATTTAAGTCATTAGTGAGGGTTTCATGTGGACCAATTTTATTTTCGACTGGAATGGTGTTTATGTGGTTTGAATTGAATTTGACTAATATATTTTTCGCTGCTCATTTCTGTTATTACTTTGTATATTTCCTGGGTCAGTGATTTGGAAGTGTCTAACCTTTTGGTGTAATTCTCAGCGATCAAGATGATTATGAAGTTGtacggaagattggaaggggtaaatACAGCGAGGTTTTTGAAGGAATAAATGTTAATAGCAATGAACGGTGTGTCATCAAAATCCTCAAGCCTGTCAAGAAGAAGAAGGTAAGAGTGTTTCTTCAAGGACTTGGGGTGTGAATCTTCTGCAAAATACATTCTTTTTAAGATATGAGATAAATAAGATTTCTTATTTTGGTTTGAAGAAATAGTTAGTTCTCCACTGGGTCATCTTTCCATGCTTCGCAGCTGTATATCTGTTACTTCATTTCTTTTAAATCTCTTTTGTTATGTTTGAGCATGCCGTTAGGTGTATGTATGTTGCTTCAATTAACGAAATACAACTGACTCATAAGATGTTTGAATTCAGCTTATTTCTCATTCGGTGTTACTGTATTACCATATCGCTGTGCATCTACGATAGCCAAGGAGTAAGGAGATGTCTTATAAATAAGTAAGTAAATCATTTAGGCTTGTTTGCTTGCTAAAATGACCGTGTGACATCACTGCCAATACGATAGGATATTGGTTTATGCTAAAAATTGATTATGGAAAAGAATTACATGTGTGCTTCTTTCACTGCAACAGAGCCACTGTAATTTTTTAGTATAGGTAAACGCTGAGTTCGTGATGGTTTTACTGATGATTTAGTATGTTCATCATGATATGGCTGGTCTGCTGTTCCATTAATCTCTTGTCTGGCCTATGATGCAAAAATTAATTTCCCTTGGTTTATCTGTTACTCCTTTTGTCCAGGGTATTCACGTTCCTCTACCTGCAATGGTTTTGATGGTTGACTTGTGTGAATGCATCTAAAACTTGGAGCTAATTGTGATTGATATTTTTGACAGattaaaagagaaataaagatTCTTCAGAATCTGTGTGGTGGACCAAATACTATAAAGCTTCTTGATATCGTGAGAGATCAGCATTCTAAAACACCAAGCTTGATATTTGAGCATGTCAACGCCACAGATTTCAAAGTGTTGTACCCGACATTACTTGATTATGACATACGCTACTACATTTATGAGCTTCTGAAGGTAATCAGTAGATTTTGTGACAGTTTTTCCAAAGATGACACTTGTTTTTTCCGGTGTTGCTTGTTAATTGTGTCATTTGTCTGACTCTAATACTCTACTGCTGACTTGCTTATGCTTTGATCAAAGGTAGTATTCTCTGGTGCTTTTATTATTTTGATCACAAGTTAGTGTTTGCATACATATCAATGAAGGAGCAAATAGACGCTTTTAGTCAGAACAGAGACGGAAACAAATGGTAAAGGGTGAAAATAGTGCAGTAATATGATATAGCTAGGTGTTACTTATTGATTCAAAAATGAACTTTCCCTTGTTTGTGGGACTTTTGGGATACTGTCACTTTTTTCGTTAAGGTGGGAATTGGAATGAAATATGGGTTGGCGGGGACAAATACTTGGGGTAAAATCACCAAGTATTGTTGAGAGCCTTCACTGTATTGAGTTTGGATGGGCACAACATATTGCAATCAGTATAAGAATGGTCTTTCTTGTGTACCATTTGACACATAAGATGAAGAGGAGGAGTGTGGTTCAGTTGAAGTTAGGCTAATGGATGATCATGAGTGCTGCGCGTGATGCTGTGGCGAATAAGTTCATGATATAGAGACTACAGAAGGTGATACGATTCCTGAAGATGACATATTAAGTAGTTCAGTGCAGGGGCAAGGATCGAATGCGGGTGAGGAGAGTTCGAATTGTAGGAAGTAGTTTAGGCTAATAAAAACTGATCATTCCATCAGATTTAGTTGTTAGGATTAAGTTAGAATTAATAATTGTTTTCTATTTCGATTAGGAGTCTCGTTTGTTAAGGAGACATCAGTTATTTAAAGGGgaagttgtattttatttttattcattGAAGAATTAATGAAtaattcaggacgacatcccttggtgtatgatgtttgcggatgatattgtgttgattactTGATTGATGAGACGAAAGAGGGGGTTGAGAGAAAGTTTCGTGGAGGCATACTTTGGAGACTCGTAGGTTTAGGCTAAGCAGGAGTAAGACCGATTACTTGAGGTAACGTAGTTCAGTAACGTGGCgcgtggcggggttgagatcgacagaggtggGGAGTTAATTTCGATGGAAATTTTGTTGAGGGGTCAGATTTtttagatatctaggatctattattcaaaaagattgggagttagacggagatgtggctcacagaatttaAGCGGGATGATTGAAATGGAAAAGTGCTACAGGgttttatgcgataaagatatgccccagggattaaagggaaaattttatcgcactgCAATTAGacctgccttactttacggctccgagtgttgggcctgaaacattgtcacattcaaaagatgagtgtggcggagatgcgtatggaggtggatgtgcggccatacaaggaaagatcgattaaagaatgaggtgattagggaaaagatgaaagtggcgccaatagaggacaagatgatggaaaaccgactaagatggtttgaccatgtgagaaggagacctatggacgcaccagttagcaGTTAGGAAGACTTGGGAATAGAAAAGGTtgctaggggtagagggagaacAAAACAGACATGGGTGAGAGTGATACAGCACGGTATGAGATTTCTCGGGCTTGATGAGGGAATGGTGACGGAaagggcacaatggagggcaatgatacatgtggatttttagtatttgacgtTATTTGATATGT
Protein-coding sequences here:
- the LOC141623131 gene encoding casein kinase II subunit alpha-2-like encodes the protein MKYKFTSGKTTSITNFSLSSSTSSSPVSLSLIRRLFLLCAVLALRAPVAQPPIVRPPQTLFPRNSTSAAATTAVDSIEVAGISLMSKARVYTDVNVLRPREYSDYESLTVQWGDQDDYEVVRKIGRGKYSEVFEGINVNSNERCVIKILKPVKKKKIKREIKILQNLCGGPNTIKLLDIVRDQHSKTPSLIFEHVNATDFKVLYPTLLDYDIRYYIYELLKALDYCHSQGIMHRDVKPHNVMIDHELRKLRLIDWGLAEFYHPGKEYNVRVASRYFKGPELLVDLQDYDYSLDMWSLGCMFAGMIFRKEPFFYGHDNHDQLVKIAKVLGTDELNAYLNKYHLELSPELDALVGRHSRKPWSRFINSDNQHLVSPEAIDFLDKLLRYDHQDRLTAKEAMAHPYFSQVRAAESSRMRTQ